In the genome of Carettochelys insculpta isolate YL-2023 chromosome 25, ASM3395843v1, whole genome shotgun sequence, the window GGGACAGGGACAACTTCTTTGTTCTGTGTCCATATGCAGCGCCGAGGAGCCCTGAGTGGCGACTGGGCTCCTGCAAGCTGTGGGAagccacctgccccccccaggatTGGCCCCTCTCAAAGGCAGGAGCAGCTGACACCCCCCATCCACAGGCCGCACCTTCAAACAGGTCGACCGTCTGGAAGATGTCTGTTTTCACCACGCCGTAGTCCTCCGCTGCCTTCAGGAACTGAGCCACCTGCTCCATCTGTTTGAAGACCATGGTGGGCGGCGGGTTGGGGATTTTCACCGGCTTTGAGCCGTCTGGGTACAGGCTGTTCACCAGCTCGCTCAACACCTGCCAGCAAAGGAGAGGGTCACTCAGCAGCCAGCTCGCCGTCCCCGCAGCTAGAGCCCGCCGGCGTCCCACGGCCCTGGGCTTAAGCAGCCATTAGTGAAGGGAGCTGGCAGGCGGCCTGGCCGCAGCCGGGCCCTAGGGAGGGGTGAACAAGCCACACTTACCACACCGTTCTTCAGCCAGCTCTGGAACCCCAGCCTCCCCTTCTCGGGGCGCCCCACGCCCGGCCCGCACTGGGCCACAATCCACGCCACCAGGCGTTCCTCCAGCTCATCGTCGTACTTCTTCTCGATCTTGGCCTGCACGTCCCTGCTCAGCCCGTAGCTCGGCCCCTTGTTGGCCATGTCACCGACGGAATGAGCCTGGAGAGGTGGGAACAGATCGTGTGACCCCCctgcctgggaggggtgggggtcgCACTGCAGGCGCCCGCCCGcgcaggcagcagagctggggagctgggggcgaGTCACACACCAGCCGCTGAGCGGAGAGGCCAGCGCTGCCCAGCTGGTTGGCAGATCGCCCGCCGCCGAGGCtgggtttctcctggtggtgcccgttggcaggtgccccagggtgCGTAAAATGGATTCCACACCCGTATGGGCAAGAGGCAAGAGCTGCCCTCATGCACTAGCTGGGTCCCGTGCCAAGTTCTGCAGCTGGGCCCGGGGGGCACAATGAACCCCCAGGTTtccatgccctcccccacacctcctgcccaTTGCACCCTGAGCGCCAGCCAGGAGCTCGGCTCTTGGGGGCCCTGCCCCACGGTAGGGACACTCCCCTGGCCAGCCACAGGCGTACGGTGCCCCAGTGCACAGCAGCTCTGGGAAGGTGCCGCAGGTGGGGTTAGCCGGAGTTCTGACATCAGCATGTGCTCGGTGGAGCTCCAGACGGCCCCATGGGGCACAGGGGgtggctgaggcaggaccaagaggCCTGCTCTATCCCCttgtgggaaccaggcagcatgTGCTCTGGGCACCCATTCGGCCACCTCCCAGCGGCAGAGCCGCAGCCCTTCCCCCCCTCGCACCCACGCTGCTCTCCGTCGTCCTGTCCTGGGGATGCCCTTACATGGCCATCGGCACAGCGCCCACGGGCGCGTTCGGCCAGCCCGACGCACTGCCTCCTGGCTTTGCTTTACGGGGCCGCAGACCTCCTGCCGGTCCCTGGCCTGCTCGGGGAGCTCAGCAGGAcctgggctgctctggggctTTCCAGTCCAGCACGGGCTGAGCAGCGATCACCCTCGGGGAGCTGGGCTGCGGGTATTACAGAGCGCTGCCCCGGGCACAGGGCAGAGCTGCCCACGGCCGCTGGACTCACTAGCTTTGTGCTGActctgcagggtcagggcacCCCAcgagccctggggacctggctcctgccccagcttggtgctgcagcctgggagcaaGCGCCCCGTGGCCTGTGTCAGCCACAGGAGGCAGCCCGGAAGGCAAACACAGGGCTGAAAGACCTCTCAGACCCCAGCCAAGCGCcctcagcagagggcagtggcaCTAGACCCTGATGTTCTGACCCCTCAGCTTGTTCCTGTGGGGCCAGGGACAGCCCCAGGAAGCGCATCTGCAGCTGCCACATTGGGGTgcgggcctgggggtggggggaggcaggtaAAGACAGGTGCAACCGCCAGGCGCagggggctgctgcagagccaggaggAGACAAGGCTGAGCCCAGAGGCCAGCAAAGCAGCCACAACAGGAGGAGCTGTGCTGGGTCAGAAGGGCGGGGACCCCCACCGGGAGGTACTGCTGGCCTTTGCTGTGGGCTGTGGGACCACAGGCACTGGGCTGCACTCTGGCGGTGTGACCTGCTCATCCTCCAGAGAGCCCTGGCCTGGCACGCCTGAGAGCGGAAAGCCGGGGCCTCCACCCTGCGCTTCAGCTGCCGGGGGGATTCTCCGCCGGGGTTATTTGCACCTGGGGCTGCCATGCACACCCGGCCCGCACCGGCCTGTGCAACGTTACCCagcggggctgctgctgctgctgctggccg includes:
- the TAGLN gene encoding transgelin; this encodes MANKGPSYGLSRDVQAKIEKKYDDELEERLVAWIVAQCGPGVGRPEKGRLGFQSWLKNGVVLSELVNSLYPDGSKPVKIPNPPPTMVFKQMEQVAQFLKAAEDYGVVKTDIFQTVDLFEGKDIAAVQRTVMALGSLAVTKNDGHYHGDPSWFMKKAQEYKRDFSDSQLKEGKNVIGLQMGSNRGASQAGMSYGRPRQIIS